One region of Spiroplasma endosymbiont of Asaphidion curtum genomic DNA includes:
- a CDS encoding PQQ-binding-like beta-propeller repeat protein, whose product MKKLLSLLSFLTTSGATMPMVVATAPCQQTNNLQILKRNKRENINLEKENNLAKLSTEQTPNINLEKENNLAKLSTEQTPNINLENNEQTPNINLETLSRTKRQDDKKSIIGISELVITTNGNVESSGVALNNKVYFGSNDHNVYEYTPSTGEQKVVIRTNGDIASSGVVLNNKVYFGSYDHNVYEYTPSTGEQKVIIRTNNFIRSSGVVLNNKVYFGSYDHNVYEYTPSTGEQKVVIRTNGDIVSSGVVLNNKVYFGSNDYNVYEYTPSTGEQKVVIRTNGYVRFSGVVLNNKVYFGSNDCNLYEYNPSTGEQKVVIRTSFIGGYSGVLLKNKLYFGSTNGNVYEYTPSTGEQKVIIRTNDMVFSSGVVLNNKVYFGSYDHNVYEYTPSTGEQKVVIRTNDAVFSSGVVLNNKVYFGSYDQKVYEHDPLDLIESDIIYMRDHIKRGLYLQHKKQNPNSEIKNILNINLENLTVSDVTIEQTQKNKSSNLEQDLNDVCKDSNSTFVNNSSIEQTQNTVSCSKQLTETNTFQKMNGFSKSETTSNTDNWSANVNTKVTAKSTIKADIPLVAEGKVEVGVEVGGGYTWGGSKIYTIGDTSNSSSTEIKTTTNTTTITVSSQPVKVPPHSKISISVTSWQNNIGLILSYYQKVEGMVSADFIDKNNNESTISISIKNAMLNLLENNILPSKIKINDDDSINFSYDIKSKKEIIMHQTEIGEAIPLSLDKQNISFKDNTTSIINKV is encoded by the coding sequence ATGAAAAAATTACTCAGTTTATTGAGTTTTTTAACAACTAGTGGTGCCACAATGCCAATGGTCGTTGCCACAGCCCCTTGTCAACAAACTAATAATTTACAAATTTTAAAAAGAAATAAAAGAGAAAATATTAATTTAGAAAAAGAAAATAACTTAGCAAAATTAAGTACCGAACAAACACCAAATATTAATTTAGAAAAAGAAAATAACTTAGCAAAATTAAGTACCGAACAAACACCAAATATTAATTTAGAAAATAACGAACAAACACCAAATATTAATTTAGAAACTTTAAGTAGAACAAAAAGACAAGATGATAAAAAAAGTATTATTGGAATTTCGGAATTAGTTATTACAACAAATGGAAATGTTGAATCTTCTGGTGTTGCCTTAAATAACAAAGTTTATTTTGGTTCTAACGATCATAATGTATATGAATATACTCCTTCAACAGGAGAACAAAAAGTAGTTATTAGAACAAATGGAGATATCGCTTCCTCAGGAGTTGTATTAAATAACAAAGTTTATTTTGGATCTTATGATCATAATGTATATGAATATACTCCTTCAACAGGAGAACAAAAAGTAATTATTAGAACAAATAATTTTATACGCTCTTCTGGGGTTGTGTTAAATAACAAAGTTTATTTTGGATCTTATGATCATAATGTATATGAATATACTCCTTCAACAGGAGAACAAAAAGTAGTTATTAGAACAAATGGAGATATTGTTTCTTCAGGAGTTGTGTTAAATAACAAAGTTTATTTTGGATCTAACGATTATAATGTATATGAATATACTCCTTCAACAGGAGAACAAAAAGTAGTTATTAGAACAAATGGATATGTAAGATTTTCAGGAGTTGTGCTAAATAACAAAGTTTATTTTGGATCTAACGATTGTAATTTATATGAATATAATCCTTCAACAGGAGAACAAAAAGTAGTTATTAGAACAAGTTTTATTGGTGGTTATTCAGGAGTTTTGTTAAAAAATAAATTATATTTTGGTTCAACTAATGGTAATGTATATGAATATACTCCTTCAACAGGAGAACAAAAAGTAATTATTAGAACAAATGATATGGTTTTTTCTTCGGGCGTTGTGTTAAACAATAAAGTTTATTTTGGATCTTATGATCATAATGTATATGAATATACTCCTTCAACAGGAGAACAAAAAGTAGTTATTAGAACAAATGATGCGGTTTTTTCTTCAGGAGTTGTGTTAAACAACAAAGTTTATTTTGGATCTTATGATCAGAAAGTATATGAACACGATCCATTAGATTTAATTGAATCTGATATTATTTATATGAGAGATCATATAAAAAGAGGATTATATTTACAACACAAAAAACAAAACCCTAATTCTGAAATTAAAAATATTTTAAATATTAATTTAGAAAATTTAACAGTATCTGATGTTACTATAGAACAAACACAAAAAAATAAATCATCTAATTTAGAACAAGATCTTAATGATGTTTGTAAAGATTCTAATTCAACATTTGTAAATAATAGTAGTATTGAACAAACTCAAAATACAGTTTCTTGTTCTAAACAATTAACAGAAACAAATACATTTCAAAAAATGAATGGATTTTCTAAATCAGAAACAACATCAAATACTGATAATTGAAGTGCAAATGTAAATACTAAAGTTACAGCAAAATCTACTATAAAAGCTGATATACCACTTGTTGCAGAAGGAAAAGTTGAAGTTGGAGTTGAAGTTGGTGGTGGTTATACATGAGGGGGTTCAAAAATTTATACTATAGGAGATACTTCAAATTCTTCTAGCACAGAAATTAAAACAACGACAAACACCACAACAATAACTGTTTCATCTCAACCAGTAAAAGTTCCACCACATAGTAAAATTTCAATTTCTGTTACTTCTTGACAAAATAATATAGGACTTATTTTAAGTTATTATCAAAAAGTTGAAGGCATGGTTAGTGCAGATTTTATTGATAAAAATAATAATGAATCCACAATTTCTATTTCAATTAAGAATGCTATGCTTAATTTATTAGAAAATAATATCTTACCTTCAAAAATAAAGATAAACGATGATGATAGCATAAATTTTTCTTATGATATTAAAAGTAAAAAAGAAATAATTATGCATCAGACTGAAATTGGAGAAGCTATTCCTTTAAGTTTAGATAAACAAAATATATCTTTTAAAGATAACACAACAAGTATAATTAATAAAGTATAA